The following is a genomic window from Bacteroidales bacterium.
GGTAAGCAGATCAGGATTTCCGGGACCGAATCCTACCAGGTAAACCTTCCCTTTTTGCTGCTCCTTTTGTCTTAAGAGGCTGTCCCGTTCTTCAAGATAGGATTGCAACTCCTTTTTCAGAGCCACTGTTTTCTTCACCTCCTTTCTCTTGGAATTGACTGCCACATACATGTCATCCGTTTCCACGATGCCGGATGAATGGAAGTGGGATTCCTCAGCCTGATCGGTACGGTTGCAAAGAACTCCCATCGTTTCGGCATCTTCCAGTACCTTCCGGTTTATCTCCGGCGAATCGGTACAGGCATAAACGAGGAACATGTCTTGTAAGTAACTGATGTCGTAGGCGTCTTGTATGATATGAATGTTTTCCTGTTCCCGGATCTCCGGCAATATATCCGGTGAAAGCACTGTAATGTTATTCGTAAATGGCAACAAATTATTTAACTTTTGAAGGGCGGCATGGCCTCCTCCAACGATAAGCAAATTTTTGTTTTGAATGTTTAAGGCAATCGGTAAAAAGCTCATATGGGTGTCTTTTTTGTTAATTATTAATAGGGTTTTGGTCAATGATGCCTGCTATCTACATTTCAGCCATCAGTTCATTATAATCATCATAAACTTCAGGATATGCAATCCGGGGCCTTTGCAATAAGTGTACCAATATTCCCAACTCACGGGCTGCTTTAACTTTTTCCAATAGCCCGCCTTCTGTTCCTGTATCCTTGGTAACCAGATGGGCTATTCCATATTCGATCATAAGCGCTTTGTTTGTTTCCTGAGTCAGGGGGCCTTTAACGGCAATTATCTGATGAAGCTTCAGTCCTGCAGCAGTACACCGGGCAAGGCTATCCGGGTGAGGCAACACACGAGCCGTTAGCCGTTCGACATCCACAACCGAAAAGCGGTATAGGTTTTTTGAACCTATTGTCAGGAGAATATTTCCTTTGGTTTGTGACAGATGGGCTGTTATTTGTTCATAGTTCTCATAATATTGAGCCTGTTTCAATGCAATACTTTTTCGCTCAAAACGTAAGTATCTGATTCCCTCTAACCGACAGGCTTCCATGGCATTTCGCGAAACGTTTTCGGCAAAGGGGTGGCTGGCATCAATAGCACATTCCACCTTATAATCCTTTATCAGATCTTGCATATCGGATGTTTCAAGTTTTTGTTGAACCACATGAACAGGTTTGCTTTTTACATAGTCAATCCCGTAAGCTGTAGTAGCTGAAACCATTACACTTTTCTGCCGATCGAGCAGCAAATCGGCTATTTTAACCGCATCACTCGTACCTCCAATAATCCAGATCATATCTTATAACCTCTTATAGTGACCATTTTCCCCTTAATAACTTTCGTCTGTGAGTTGCCGATGATCAATGTAGTAAACATATCGATGTGCTGTTCCTTAAGATGAGCGAGATCAGTGATCATGACTTCCTGCTGCTCCCGCATGGCATTTTTTACAACACCCACGGGGGTTTCCGGTTTTTGGTATTCCAGTAGGATATCCACAGCCATATTGAGATGCTGAACGCGCTTTTTGCTTCGGGGGTTGTAGACACTAATTACAAAATCTCCCATTGCTGCAGCATGCAGTCGTTTAACAATAACTTCCCAGGGTGTAAGCAGGTTACTAAGGCTCACCACTACAAAATCGTTCATGAGGGGTGCCCCCAACAGGGATGCTGCCGAAGAAGCCGCGCTTACTCCCGCTACGATTTCTACGGGAATATCCGTTTGATCATTGGCCGCCAGTTCCAGCATGATACCGGCCATACCATATATTCCCGGATCGCCGCTGCTGATCAGGCTCACGGTTTTGCCCCGCTTAGCCTGTTTAAATACTTCCCGGCAACGCTCTACCTCTTTCATCATACCTGAGGATATGAATTCCTTGTTTGGCACAAGGGGCCGAACCAAATCTACATAAGTCTTATAACCCACAACAACGTCACTTCGCTCCATGGCTTCCATAGCCATTGGACAAATATACTCCTGATCACCAGGGCCTGTGCCCACAACAAATATTTTTCCTCCCATTACTTTATCCGATTATGCTGTTCA
Proteins encoded in this region:
- a CDS encoding siroheme synthase; the encoded protein is MSFLPIALNIQNKNLLIVGGGHAALQKLNNLLPFTNNITVLSPDILPEIREQENIHIIQDAYDISYLQDMFLVYACTDSPEINRKVLEDAETMGVLCNRTDQAEESHFHSSGIVETDDMYVAVNSKRKEVKKTVALKKELQSYLEERDSLLRQKEQQKGKVYLVGFGPGNPDLLT
- the cobK gene encoding precorrin-6A reductase, yielding MIWIIGGTSDAVKIADLLLDRQKSVMVSATTAYGIDYVKSKPVHVVQQKLETSDMQDLIKDYKVECAIDASHPFAENVSRNAMEACRLEGIRYLRFERKSIALKQAQYYENYEQITAHLSQTKGNILLTIGSKNLYRFSVVDVERLTARVLPHPDSLARCTAAGLKLHQIIAVKGPLTQETNKALMIEYGIAHLVTKDTGTEGGLLEKVKAARELGILVHLLQRPRIAYPEVYDDYNELMAEM
- the cobJ gene encoding precorrin-3B C(17)-methyltransferase, which codes for MGGKIFVVGTGPGDQEYICPMAMEAMERSDVVVGYKTYVDLVRPLVPNKEFISSGMMKEVERCREVFKQAKRGKTVSLISSGDPGIYGMAGIMLELAANDQTDIPVEIVAGVSAASSAASLLGAPLMNDFVVVSLSNLLTPWEVIVKRLHAAAMGDFVISVYNPRSKKRVQHLNMAVDILLEYQKPETPVGVVKNAMREQQEVMITDLAHLKEQHIDMFTTLIIGNSQTKVIKGKMVTIRGYKI